Proteins encoded by one window of Halorubrum ruber:
- a CDS encoding carbonic anhydrase: MHRAILVDLLDRNDDHVAALPSGSFDRHRDGQRPGVVSVCCSDSRVSQEGMFAVDEPGFLFTSGAIGNSVSALVDGERVLDGSVAYPLRHTRTEVLVVVGHTGCGAVDAALTAARTGEFPAEPGVRADIEALLPIVEDGLNDPAVAGEAVDKNPDDDAGISVRDRLVEYNVHEQVAFARESEEAADATVYGFVYDLHGVYGDRDGAVYLVNADGERDPAALRDLVGEAHADRVATLLEP, translated from the coding sequence ATGCACCGCGCGATACTCGTCGACCTCCTCGACCGCAACGACGACCACGTCGCCGCGCTCCCGTCCGGCTCCTTCGACCGCCACCGCGACGGGCAGCGCCCTGGCGTGGTCTCCGTCTGCTGTTCCGACTCGCGCGTCTCCCAAGAGGGCATGTTCGCCGTCGACGAGCCGGGATTCCTCTTCACCTCCGGCGCCATCGGCAACAGCGTGAGCGCCCTCGTCGACGGCGAGCGCGTCCTCGACGGGAGCGTCGCGTACCCGCTCCGACACACCCGCACCGAGGTGCTCGTCGTGGTCGGCCACACCGGGTGCGGCGCCGTCGACGCCGCGCTCACGGCGGCCCGCACCGGGGAGTTCCCGGCCGAACCGGGCGTCCGCGCAGACATCGAGGCGCTGCTCCCGATCGTCGAGGACGGGCTGAACGATCCGGCCGTCGCCGGTGAGGCGGTCGACAAAAATCCGGATGATGATGCCGGTATCTCGGTCCGCGACCGCCTCGTCGAGTACAACGTCCACGAGCAGGTCGCGTTCGCCCGCGAGAGCGAGGAGGCGGCGGACGCGACCGTGTACGGGTTCGTCTACGACCTCCACGGGGTCTACGGCGACCGCGACGGCGCGGTCTACTTGGTGAACGCCGACGGCGAGCGCGACCCCGCGGCGCTGCGCGACCTCGTCGGCGAGGCGCACGCCG